One Siniperca chuatsi isolate FFG_IHB_CAS linkage group LG3, ASM2008510v1, whole genome shotgun sequence genomic region harbors:
- the cntf gene encoding ciliary neurotrophic factor: MADRRTRGMTGSDLSRTNAARAAAIAEQLHHECSILLELYRKKESFTADVMVADGRLVSVPPPSSQLDTRDKLWRLHSALLQCRSLLESAIAKEEEQLGGGNKGEYETQRKMVKDRLSLLLINTGELLKAVDGTAVLTPSSAGLELDGPTTLFELKLWVYRIFKEVDYWTKTAITTLQALPSVIAKERGRTTRVRSTRSTRSTRR; this comes from the exons ATGGCAGACAGGCGGACTAGAGGCATGACCGGCTCGGATCTGAGCAGGACCAACGCGGCCCGGGCTGCTGCTATAGCCGAGCAGCTGCACCATGAGTGCTCCATCTTACTGGAACTTTAT agaaagaaggagagttTCACTGCAGATGTTATGGTGGCTGACGGTCGTCTGGTGTCcgtccctcctccttcctcccagCTGGACACCAGGGACAAGCTCTGGCGTCTCCACTCGGCTCTGCTACAGTGCCGCAGCTTGCTGGAGAGCGCCATCGCCAAAGAGGAAGAGCAACTGGGCGGTGGGAATAAGGGTGAATATGAGACCCAGAGGAAGATGGTGAAGGACAGACTGTCGCTGCTCTTAATCAACACTGGAGAACTCCTTAAAGCTGTTGACGGCACAGCAGTCCTGACTCCCAGCTCGGCGGGTTTGGAG TTAGATGGTCCGACCACTCTGTTTGAGCTGAAGCTTTGGGTATACCGGATCTTCAAAGAGGTGGACTACTGGACCAAGACGGCCATCACCACCTTGCAAGCCCTGCCGTCGGTGATTGCTAAGGAGCGGGGAAGGACCACGCGAGTCAGGAGCACGAGGAGCACGCGGAGCACGAGGAGATGA